Genomic segment of Aquarana catesbeiana isolate 2022-GZ linkage group LG09, ASM4218655v1, whole genome shotgun sequence:
CTGCCGCCAAtgacgggggagggggggcggctatCCCTCCCAAtgacgggggggggtggggggctatcCCTCCCAATGACGGGGGGTGCTATCCCTCCCACTGCCGCCAATGACGGGGGGGGCGCTATCCCCGCTGCGGCACTTCCCTCCCACTGCCGCCAATGACTGGGCGCTATCCTTTCCCCTAATGATAATAACAAtgcactgacaccaggacattgtctattcccattggccacagtctgtcccttctgaagaatggaaaactggcccttttgtttagaagttttggagacccctgccctaggagAAGGCAGCTGTCAAGTATTTCTCAGCTGTCTGAATACACTGATCTGCAGCCATTGATCAACTAAAGTTTTTCAGCAGTCGCAGCTATGGATGGGAACGGCCGTAGATGGATCAAAACTCGGCTGGTCCTCGCTCAACTGGagaaatttcgatccatctataggcGGCTTTAGATGAGAAGATTTCATTGTATAGACATGGCAGACACAaacgctggtaaaaaaaaaaaagaatcaatctATACATTTCATAAACTACACAATGTAACAGGTTCTAaaccatttttttattatatacgtAGAAAATATATTTAGTCTTCCATTGTTGAAATGTACTTCACTATAAATAATCACATCTACATCCACCCCTCTCTGTACAATAGAGAACTTGTCTAGCGGAGTTCTTCCTCGATTGTCTCACTATCAGTTTTTCCATCGCTTGTTTTCTGGTCGGAAAAGCCGGAGCAGCACAATGACTTTTGGTTGACTAGTTTCGAACAACAAATCCGCATTTCTTGAAACTCGGCCTGACACTGCGACTCCTTGTAATTGTG
This window contains:
- the CMC4 gene encoding cx9C motif-containing protein 4 — its product is MSQRKDPCQKAACAIQKCLQAHNYKESQCQAEFQEMRICCSKLVNQKSLCCSGFSDQKTSDGKTDSETIEEELR